The following are encoded together in the Phyllopteryx taeniolatus isolate TA_2022b chromosome 21, UOR_Ptae_1.2, whole genome shotgun sequence genome:
- the LOC133471040 gene encoding otolith matrix protein OMM-64-like, whose translation MFTRCVTLLPLFTLVTLCLAAPLPDRSAVLLAHLDGKPATQAATSQPAPTVSGDTSHSPGVDNSKEQVEAQPNNEDTNQVEAEGVYNSPDSDVGAEGPDNSFTESDDPPESADSIKSPVSAESSESAESSESVDTPELAESPKSAESAESGESADSVASPVSADAPESAESTKSAESPESVESSKSSDSAESSESPETPESPESQESLELPKSSQSTKSESESSSEANKDRYKASSDSESDAATAGIDEGGNGAYLLATFDLEEGGEVGPEVSDEEEAQAQEGRETPEIDLSDASDVMEGEEIREEENSSKADKGSDRSVSMEDADLDRDAIEEDVNMEEQNVQEPEESSQIFDSTEATLVEKSDSTPSHPRE comes from the exons atgttcacaCG gtgTGTCACACTGTTACCACTCTTCACTCTTGTCACACTTTGTCtggccgctccacttcctg ATAGAAGTGCGGTTCTGCTCGCTCACCTTGACG GAAAACCAGCAACACAGGCGGCGACATCACAGCCAG CTCCCACTGTGTCAGGCGATACATCACATTCCCCAG GTGTCGATAACTCCAAAGAACAAGTTGAAG CACAACCAAACAACGAGGACACCAACCAAGTGGAAGCTGAAG GTGTATACAACTCTCCCGATTCAG ATGTAGGAGCAGAAGGCCCTGACAACTCCTTTACAGAAAGTGACG ATCCTCCAGAATCGGCAGATTCTATAAAATCACCAGTGTCTGCAGAATCATCAGAGTCTGCAGAATCATCAGAGTCTGTGGATACACCAGAGCTCGCAGAATCACCAAAGTCTGCAGAATCAGCAGAGTCTGGAGAATCAGCAGACTCTGTGGCATCACCAGTGTCTGCTGATGCACCAGAGTCTGCAGAATCAACAAAGTCTGCAGAATCACCAGAGTCTGTGGAATCATCAAAGTCTTCTGATTCAGCAGAGTCATCGGAATCACCTGAGACCCCGGAATCACCTGAGTCTCAAGAGTCTCTGGAATTGCCAAAATCTTCACAATCGACCAAGTCAGAATCAG AGTCAAGTTCAGAGGCAAACAAGGACAGATACAAGGCAAGCAGTGATTCTGAGTCTGATGCCGCCACGGCTGGCATTGACGAGGGTGGCAATGGTGCTTACCTATTGGCCACATTTGACTTAGAAGAGGGAGGTGAGGTGGGGCCTGAGGTCTCAGATGAGGAGGAGGCTCAGGCACAGGAAGGAAGAGAGACACCAGAAATCGACTTGTCTGACGCGTCAGACGTGATGGAAGGGGAGGAgatcagagaagaagaaaactCTTCCAAGGCTGACAAAGGCTCCGATAGAAGTGTCAGCATGGAGGATGCTGACCTTGACAGAGATGCCATCGAAGAGGATGTAAACATGGAGGAGCAAAATGTTCAAGAACCTGAAGAAAGCTCCCAAATCTTTGACTCCACTGAGG CAACTCTTGTCGAAAAATCAGACTCCACACCATCCCACCCCAGG GAGTGA